The DNA region GTGGAATGACTATCTGCAGCATCTTGCCACATTGGATGATCAACTCGTTACAGAAACCCGTAACCACGTTGAATATTGGCAACAATTATTTACTGACTGTGAGTTTACGCCGGGCGCATAATTAGAGAAGAAGCAGGCACAAACAGTTGGCGACACCGACAAAAAATGGTAATTTGTTGATAACGATTCTCATTAACGAACCTGAATTTCGCTTTTAAGGAGCACCTATGAAACTTTTACCCATTGCTAGCGCTATTGCACTTTCTTTGGCATTCATCGCAACGCCTGTTGTCGCGCACGATCACGGCAAAAAAGATCATAAACACGAAGAGCAAGAGCGTCCTGACCATTACAAAGGCAAGCCGTCAGAAAACCTTGTTCAAGCACTGAACAACTTGCGCGAGTACAACAAGCTTTTGAATGCTGAACTGCAAGGCGAACTAACGCCGCAGAAAATGGCAGAAATTCATCAGTTAACCTATACCC from Pseudidiomarina andamanensis includes:
- a CDS encoding DUF6746 family protein; the encoded protein is MKLLPIASAIALSLAFIATPVVAHDHGKKDHKHEEQERPDHYKGKPSENLVQALNNLREYNKLLNAELQGELTPQKMAEIHQLTYTLERALERLDHEVDEMKEVLEEVHLGSERMELDKVKKNGAKYLEASNKIVEAGRAHK